CTGCTCGTCTTCTTCTATTTGTTCTGTAAACCTTTCCTTTGTCCTAATCTGTTGTTGCACTGACATGGCTTCAAACCAAGAACCATGGCTGTTGGAAAATGGCAACCCCAAAGGCCTAACTAAGGAGCACCGGAAGAGGTCCGCTCACAACAGGTCCTCCTCTTCACTGAGGAAGAAGTCTGATCGTACGCTCATCTCGAAAATTCCATGTTCACTTCTTAGACAATTTCTGGCCAATCTCCAGGAGGTTATTTTGGGTACCAAACTCTCGGTTCTATTCCCGGCCATCCCGGCAGCCATTTTGGCCGACTCTTTTGGCTTTGGAAGAGTGAGTACTAGCCCTAATTAATCCTTAATCGCTAGGGTTCCAATTGAGCAGTGAGCTCACTACTATAACATCAGTTTACATGTTATGTTATCAGGTTCCAATCGCATGGGCCTTATTTTCCGACAACGGAAAATGTATTGGAGTGTAAATTTAACTGTAATTTTGTCAGAAATGAAGATGCcgcaaaaaattgaaattttttactacacttaaaaaaaattataattttcaaaattgaaaaggaaaCTAATTAATTGCAtgcattttgattcattctCTGTGACCTCGATTATGAATTGCTGATTATATGTACCTAATTAATACAGCCTTGGGTCTTCGCTCTGAGCCTCATTGGACTAATGCCATTAGCAGAACGTGTTAGTTTCCTCACAGAGTAAGTGCAATTTTTGATTTCATTATTTGACTAATGTTTAATTGCCAGTAATAACATGCATTTACTCACAATAgtaattttgattattttttccttttcctattTCCGTAATTGCAGACAGATTGCTTTTTTCACCGGTCCAACAGGTAATTAACCCTGATTTTGTACATTCATGTATGGCAATTGGCAAACGATTAAATGATCAGTactgtaatttttatttttttcaaatttattgatttggTAAATTAAATTTACAGTGGGAGGGCTTCTTAACGCGACATGTGGCAACGCCACCGAGCTGATTATAGCTATCTTTGCTCTGAGCCAACACAAAATCACAGTAGTGAAGTACTCCCTTTTGGGATCGATACTCTCCAACCTTCTGTTGGTCCTCGGCACCTCCCTCTTCTGCGGTGGCATTGCTAACCTCAGAAGGGAACAAAAATATGACAGAGTAAGTAGCTAGTCGGCTTATCAGGTTATCACGATTCACGAGTAGTGCTAGCTGTTTATTCTGTCAATACTCATCTGATGTTTGGATAAATAACTCTTAATTACGCAGAGACAAGCTGACGTGAACTCATTGATGCTGCTGCTGGCGCTGCTGTGTCACTTGCTGCCACTGCTCTTCACTTTCGCCGCAGGAGAGTCCGTGGCTACCGTAGACTCCACGCTCCATCTGTCGAGAGCTAGCAGCATTATCATGCTGATTGCTTACGCTGCCTACATTGTCTTCCAGCTCTGGACTCACCGCGAGTTATTTGAAGCTCAGGAGgtaatttaataaattaattagttaattaatcgaTCAATTCAGTTGTGTTTGCTTCGTGTCACTTTGTGTTATTGATTATTAGTACTAATTTGCAATGCTGTTCATGGTTAGGAAtcggatgatgatgatgctgcCGAGGAAGAAGCAGCTGTAATTGGATTCTGGAGTGGTTTTGTGTGGCTGGTTGGAATGACTGGAGTCATAGctttgttgtctgagtataTAGTGGGAACAATTGAGGTAATAAAGCAGATCTGACCTGATTATTTGAACTTATATGGATTCATTGATCGAGATTATCATACAATGACCAAGTAATTTGTTGATGAACAGGAAGCATCCGATTCTTGGGGGTTGTCTGTGAGCTTCATCAGCATAATCCTGCTACCTATTGTTGGCAATGCAGCAGAACATGCAGGAGCTGTCATTTTTGCTTTCAAGAACAAGCTGGTAATTAAAATATATGTCTCATATGATTTTAATTCTCcatattctttgtttttgtgaACATACGTTTTACTAATTGATGAAGGGTTCCTTATATAATCGGGCGTTCCGATAACATTGTGAACCATATTTTTCAAAGAACATTTATTCATAGGTTTCAGATTTTGTTCTTGATTGCATCTGCGATGTAGTTATATAGTTTATGTAGCACTTTCCGTAATTTCAGTAGATTTCATAGTCGAAATATGTCGTGTTacttcatattttcttttcaaaattgcAGGATATAACTCTTGGTGTTGCATTGGGTTCTGCAACTCAAATTGCCATGTTTGTGGTAAGGAAATTGGATTAATGTACAATTAATTCCACTTTATATTGCATTATATATTTCtcctatacatttttttttttaaaccagtTAACGAAATTCGATTTATATTACGTATGTGCAGGTTCCATTTTGTGTCATTGTAGCTTGGATTATGGGTATTAACATGGATCTCAATTTCAGTCTCCTTGAGACTGGCTCTCTTGCTTTATCAATCCTAGCCACAGCCTTCACATTGCAGGTACTTACGATTAATCTCTGATTAACACTAAACAATACAAATTTGGGATATAAAGTTTGCCAATATATATCACGagtctttttaattttctttattcataAATAGGATGGCACTTCTCACTACCTGAAAGGACTGATTCTTCTGCTGTGCTACATTATTATTGGAGCCTGTTTTTTTGTATCTCAAGCTCCACTTAGTAAGTACTTACAACTTCAATTCTTTGCTGGCTAATGTATTAATGCAAGCAACAATTGATACATTATCTAAACCTACTCCTTTCCCATGTAGATGGACCAAACAGTGTCAATCTGAGACTTAAAACTACAGCTGGATCAGTCTTTGGAGCTTAAGAAAGTAAGTTCATGTCTACATTATCTATCTAGCAACTTAACTCGTTAAGTTAATACACAAATTAAGCAATTGATTTCGATGCAGAGTTTGGCCTTTTGGGGTGATCAATTACAGCAACATCGAATCCTCAACATGCATTTACTATTCTTTACTTTTGATTGGCCTCTATTGCCTGCCGGAAAGCTAGTTACTTCATACTTGAGAACTGAGATACCTTACAATTTGGTGTTCTGGAAGCTTGATGACGACAGGCCACGCCCTACAGCATTTGTCATGTATAGTCTATGTAGGCTATCAGATTGTTTTTTTCATCTGGCTTTTTATCTTTCTATCttattctctttgttttttttttttttttttgaataaattctCTTTGCTTTTTGTAATGCAATGAATAAATGGAAATGTGTTGTTGGTGTCGGTTTGCATTCAATCAAATTAAAGTTTGCCAGTATTCATCAGGTGTTTACTCAAGGATGAATTTTTTCTTATTAATAAGTCGTTGtgtaacaaacaaaaaaaggaatgaaattcacactccccattttacaatccacacttcatgtttcattttttagtaTCTTAACA
Above is a genomic segment from Rosa chinensis cultivar Old Blush chromosome 3, RchiOBHm-V2, whole genome shotgun sequence containing:
- the LOC112194793 gene encoding vacuolar cation/proton exchanger 3 isoform X1 — translated: MASNQEPWLLENGNPKGLTKEHRKRSAHNRSSSSLRKKSDRTLISKIPCSLLRQFLANLQEVILGTKLSVLFPAIPAAILADSFGFGRPWVFALSLIGLMPLAERVSFLTEQIAFFTGPTVGGLLNATCGNATELIIAIFALSQHKITVVKYSLLGSILSNLLLVLGTSLFCGGIANLRREQKYDRRQADVNSLMLLLALLCHLLPLLFTFAAGESVATVDSTLHLSRASSIIMLIAYAAYIVFQLWTHRELFEAQEESDDDDAAEEEAAVIGFWSGFVWLVGMTGVIALLSEYIVGTIEEASDSWGLSVSFISIILLPIVGNAAEHAGAVIFAFKNKLDITLGVALGSATQIAMFVVPFCVIVAWIMGINMDLNFSLLETGSLALSILATAFTLQDGTSHYLKGLILLLCYIIIGACFFVSQAPLNGPNSVNLRLKTTAGSVFGA
- the LOC112194793 gene encoding vacuolar cation/proton exchanger 3 isoform X2, encoding MASNQEPWLLENGNPKGLTKEHRKRSAHNRSSSSLRKKSDRTLISKIPCSLLRQFLANLQEVILGTKLSVLFPAIPAAILADSFGFGRPWVFALSLIGLMPLAERVSFLTEQIAFFTGPTVGGLLNATCGNATELIIAIFALSQHKITVVKYSLLGSILSNLLLVLGTSLFCGGIANLRREQKYDRRQADVNSLMLLLALLCHLLPLLFTFAAGESVATVDSTLHLSRASSIIMLIAYAAYIVFQLWTHRELFEAQESDDDDAAEEEAAVIGFWSGFVWLVGMTGVIALLSEYIVGTIEEASDSWGLSVSFISIILLPIVGNAAEHAGAVIFAFKNKLDITLGVALGSATQIAMFVVPFCVIVAWIMGINMDLNFSLLETGSLALSILATAFTLQDGTSHYLKGLILLLCYIIIGACFFVSQAPLNGPNSVNLRLKTTAGSVFGA